In Humulus lupulus chromosome 7, drHumLupu1.1, whole genome shotgun sequence, the following are encoded in one genomic region:
- the LOC133792184 gene encoding uncharacterized protein At3g49055-like, translated as MEMKIEQSNEILSKCLESLSSANVRLERIIKNVALEKTDDDDDGKFIKGIEKSDSMHLELELTEELLVVTRLASEAEEKVNEYKQLRKKEKRELENSVVSLTEENRDTNSLLRAALLEKEAVEKRLKVNSEQKRVALLQIAERGLQRVGFGFMMGSGNTEQSLESFSGTKSDSSECEKEVVSLASTVERIMKNLRLQITKLRRSLEESSNMPRSDTERLQSLTEKQAQIIEENRLYIKELEERERIVFKNEFNVYN; from the exons ATGGAAATGAAGATAGAGCAAAGCAATGAGATTTTGTCTAAATGCTTGGAGTCTCTTTCATCAGCAAATGTGCGCTTGGAAAGGATCATAAAAAATGTGGCTCTAGAAAAaactgatgatgatgatgatggcaaGTTCATTAAAGGCATAGAAAAGAGTGATTCAATGCATTTGGAATTGGAATTGACTGAAGAGCTATTGGTAGTTACAAGACTTGCTTCTGAGGCTGAAGAGAAGGTGAATGAGTACAAACAATtgaggaagaaggagaagagggagTTGGAGAATAGTGTGGTGAGTTTGACAGAGGAGAATAGAGATACCAACAGTTTGCTGAGAGCAGCCTTGTTGGAGAAGGAAGCTGTGGAGAAGAGGTTGAAGGTGAATAGCGAGCAGAAGAGAGTTGCCCTTTTGCAGATTGCGGAGCGAGGTTTGCAGAGAGTTGGTTTTGGGTTTATGATGGGAAGTGGGAACACTGAGCAATCACTAGAGAGTTTTTCAGGAACCAAGTCAGATAGTAGTGAGTGTGAAAAGGAGGTAGTAAGCCTG GCATCAACTGTGGAGAGGATAATGAAGAATTTACGGCTTCAGATAACTAAGTTGAGGCGATCTTTGGAAGAATCCAG CAATATGCCCAGGTCAGACACCGAGCGATTGCAGAGTCTTACAGAGAAACAAGCTCAAATTATTGAAGAAAACAGGTTATACATCAAGGAGttagaggaaagagagagaattgtttttaaaaatgagTTTAATGTGTACAATTAG